The following are encoded together in the Acidicapsa ligni genome:
- a CDS encoding TolC family protein: MSDQHHRLKGHASRKSSRLAQVMVPCNTSSYSQQEGLFRAYAAFFLLAILLACTPYSHGQAQGQCAGIATTPAAAVDCARHTVPLDKEATLDPLRSYSLAELIDIAEINNPQTHILWERARQAAERLGIARSAYFPVLAGIAAAGDSRSIEPFPEPLALRGYVMVEAPVAVPEITLNYLIFDFGKREAEVDAAKAQKIAAGANFIRANQEIAFRVATSYYRLLTAQERLTAAQETLKTAQTTQDAAEAQLNNGRSTLPDVLNAKAETSQAVFDLESADGDEKIARVLLTEAVGAEPSPDIKIDGQEKTPLPQTLTMSIDALIDRAIADRPDLMAQASEIRAADQEVRVAKSEYLPSIGLTANGAQTSLWPTVDSGKVGQASEPTWAVQLGVEWRLFDGGARKNSLAIAQSKGREARDEMREKKDTATREVWTAYIGFRTAIRKQQAAQALLESANSSYSASLDAYKYGVKNLIDVVTAEKQLAQARLSGVAARSELMLQAVDLEFVTGNLLRKQQPATQTLDGQKP; encoded by the coding sequence ATGTCCGATCAGCATCACAGACTGAAAGGTCACGCCTCGCGCAAGTCGTCGCGCCTCGCGCAAGTCATGGTTCCCTGTAACACCTCATCCTATTCGCAGCAAGAGGGCCTGTTCCGCGCATACGCGGCATTCTTTCTACTCGCAATATTATTGGCTTGCACCCCGTATTCACACGGCCAGGCGCAAGGGCAATGTGCGGGGATTGCGACCACTCCCGCTGCTGCCGTTGATTGTGCCCGGCATACAGTTCCGCTGGATAAAGAGGCCACGCTTGATCCACTGCGTTCTTATTCTCTTGCCGAACTGATTGATATCGCCGAGATCAACAATCCTCAGACGCACATCCTCTGGGAGCGCGCCAGGCAGGCTGCAGAGCGCCTCGGCATCGCCCGCAGCGCATACTTTCCCGTACTCGCCGGCATCGCCGCTGCCGGAGATTCGCGCTCGATCGAGCCGTTCCCCGAACCGCTCGCGCTGCGAGGATACGTCATGGTAGAAGCTCCCGTGGCAGTGCCGGAAATCACGCTCAATTATCTTATCTTTGACTTCGGCAAGCGTGAGGCAGAAGTCGACGCAGCCAAGGCGCAGAAGATCGCTGCAGGCGCGAACTTCATTCGAGCGAATCAGGAGATAGCATTTCGCGTCGCAACGTCCTACTACAGGCTGCTCACCGCTCAGGAACGACTCACGGCCGCCCAGGAGACTCTCAAGACCGCTCAGACCACACAAGATGCCGCCGAGGCGCAATTGAACAATGGCCGCTCCACTTTGCCAGACGTGCTGAATGCCAAAGCTGAAACCTCGCAAGCCGTCTTCGATCTTGAGTCAGCCGATGGAGATGAAAAGATAGCACGAGTTCTGCTTACGGAAGCTGTAGGAGCCGAACCCTCGCCCGATATCAAAATCGATGGCCAGGAGAAAACTCCGTTGCCGCAGACCTTGACGATGTCAATTGACGCACTGATTGATCGTGCCATCGCAGACCGCCCTGATCTCATGGCACAGGCCTCCGAGATACGTGCCGCCGATCAGGAAGTGCGAGTCGCAAAATCAGAGTATCTTCCAAGCATCGGGCTCACCGCCAACGGTGCACAGACGTCCTTATGGCCTACCGTTGACAGCGGTAAAGTAGGCCAGGCAAGCGAGCCTACGTGGGCTGTGCAACTTGGCGTCGAGTGGCGATTGTTTGATGGAGGCGCAAGGAAAAACTCCCTGGCCATCGCACAATCAAAAGGACGCGAAGCCCGCGATGAAATGCGCGAAAAGAAAGACACAGCCACACGCGAAGTCTGGACCGCATACATCGGCTTCCGCACCGCGATTCGCAAACAGCAAGCCGCGCAGGCGCTCCTCGAGTCAGCCAATTCTTCCTACTCCGCATCGCTTGATGCATACAAGTACGGAGTCAAAAATCTGATCGATGTAGTGACCGCTGAAAAGCAATTAGCCCAGGCTCGGCTCTCCGGAGTTGCCGCGCGCTCTGAACTTATGTTGCAAGCCGTCGATCTGGAATTCGTTACCGGAAATCTCCTGCGCAAGCAGCAGCCTGCAACGCAAACATTGGATGGTCAAAAGCCATGA
- a CDS encoding YtcA family lipoprotein: protein MIERSKSKQISFAFFSLGATLFLGGCSRAPSVDIIGSFFPVWMVCLTIAVVLAFGVRYLLLRYKMEQDVGPLALFYPSTVILITCLLWLIFFR, encoded by the coding sequence ATGATCGAGCGCTCGAAATCAAAACAAATATCGTTTGCATTTTTCTCACTTGGCGCAACCTTGTTTCTTGGTGGCTGCAGCCGTGCGCCTTCCGTAGATATCATCGGATCTTTCTTCCCTGTATGGATGGTCTGTCTCACCATCGCGGTGGTTCTCGCCTTCGGAGTACGCTATCTTCTACTACGCTACAAGATGGAGCAGGACGTAGGTCCCTTGGCTCTGTTCTATCCGTCAACAGTCATTCTTATCACCTGCCTCTTGTGGCTTATCTTCTTTCGCTAG
- a CDS encoding biotin/lipoyl-binding protein, which yields MNPADQETDTLRHKRLGRWIGIGVVAGAVLALLLAVLLTDIHPRTDDASVRANIIGIAPEVSGLLVQLPVKDNAYVKKGDLLFEIDPRPYKYALQQALSDQEALEQQIVDEQRRIAAQHSAVEAAKAGVHQSSTGIKTAGSSVDVAKASVLRAEAAAKAADAQLKLATNNLNRIEPLLQKQYVTVEQVDQTRTALHVAQGNYDEAQAALAVAQAQQTQSVLRQQEADALAVESQARLGQAIHTVDTLDTLKSMRPAKAAKVDDARLDLERCRVLAPFDAYVTNMNISEGAYAHPGTPLFTLIDTRTWYVIANYREGKLKNIHLGSYVDVYLMGHPDRKFTGVVESIGFGVFPEDGNVAAGLPNIDRTLNWVHLSSRFPVRVRIVDPDPLLFRIGSTAVTVVR from the coding sequence ATGAATCCTGCTGATCAGGAGACGGATACTCTCAGACATAAACGACTCGGCCGTTGGATTGGCATCGGTGTTGTCGCAGGAGCAGTGCTTGCGCTGCTGCTCGCCGTCTTGCTCACAGATATCCATCCCCGCACCGATGACGCCAGTGTAAGAGCAAACATTATCGGCATAGCTCCCGAAGTGAGCGGACTGCTCGTGCAGTTGCCGGTCAAGGATAACGCGTACGTTAAAAAGGGCGACCTGCTTTTTGAAATTGACCCGCGCCCGTATAAATACGCTCTGCAGCAGGCGCTTTCAGATCAGGAGGCGCTCGAACAACAGATCGTCGATGAGCAGCGCAGGATTGCAGCACAGCATAGCGCAGTCGAAGCAGCCAAAGCAGGCGTGCATCAATCGTCAACGGGCATCAAGACTGCGGGCAGCAGCGTCGATGTAGCCAAAGCATCCGTACTTCGAGCAGAAGCCGCTGCAAAAGCCGCGGACGCCCAACTCAAGCTCGCCACCAACAACCTCAATCGCATCGAGCCCTTGCTGCAAAAGCAGTATGTCACCGTCGAACAGGTAGACCAGACGCGGACAGCATTGCATGTAGCGCAAGGAAACTACGATGAGGCGCAGGCCGCGCTCGCCGTAGCTCAAGCGCAGCAGACTCAATCTGTTCTGCGCCAGCAGGAAGCAGATGCATTGGCCGTTGAGTCTCAAGCCAGATTAGGCCAGGCCATTCACACCGTCGATACCCTGGATACGTTGAAGTCGATGCGACCAGCCAAGGCCGCAAAGGTAGATGATGCGCGGCTTGATCTGGAGCGCTGTCGCGTCCTCGCTCCCTTCGATGCCTATGTCACGAACATGAATATCTCCGAAGGCGCGTACGCTCATCCCGGTACTCCCTTGTTCACATTGATCGACACGCGCACCTGGTATGTCATCGCCAATTATCGCGAAGGCAAGTTGAAGAACATCCACCTCGGATCGTATGTGGATGTATATCTCATGGGGCATCCCGATCGAAAATTTACAGGCGTAGTTGAAAGCATCGGTTTCGGCGTCTTTCCTGAAGATGGCAACGTAGCTGCAGGCCTGCCCAACATTGATCGCACATTGAACTGGGTCCATCTTTCATCCAGGTTCCCCGTGCGCGTTCGCATTGTCGATCCGGATCCACTGCTCTTTCGTATTGGATCTACTGCTGTCACGGTAGTGAGGTAA